GCCGTGCTTAGGGAAGTAACCCGGAACGCCAAGTCGGCGCACAGGAGTATCGACTTCGGCTGCGCTGAGGGCCTCCGAAATCATGGAGCCAATACCGCCGCGGACAAGGCCGTCTTCTGCCGTAACCACCAAGTCGTGGTCAGCGGCGAGAGCCACCACAGAGCTTGCCACCGGCGCTACCCAACGCGGGTCAACAACGGTAACGTTCACGCCCTGCTCGCCGAGCAGCTTCGCAGCCTCGATGCTGCGGGCGGACATGGCACCGATGGAAACGATGAGCACCTCGGGGGTGTCCTCGCCCGTATCGGCTTCGCCATAGTGCAGGATGTCTACGCCATCGCCCAACGTATCCACCGCTTCCATATCCGGCAGCAGGTTGCCCTTAGGGAAGCGGACCACGGACGGGCCAGATTCAATCTCTAGCGACTCGCGGAAGAGCTCCCGCAGGCGCGCGCCATCGCGCGGTGCGGCAATATGCATTCCCGGCACAATGCTCATGAGCGCCATATCCCACACGCCATTGTGCGAAGCGCCATCGGAACCGGTAACTCCGGAGCGGTCAAGCACGATGGTTACCGGCAGCTTTAGCAGCGCAATATCCATAATGACCTGATCCACGGCGCGGTTTAAGAAAGTGGAATACACCGCCACGACGGGGTGCATCCCGCCGAGCGCCAAACCAGAGGCGGAGGTCATTGCGTGCTGCTCGGCAATTCCCACATCAAAGAACCGCTCTGGGAAGCGCTCTTGGAAGGGAGCCAGCCCAGTAGGACCGGCCATGGCAGCGGTAATGGCCACGATGTCATCGCGCTTTTCGGCAGCGGCCACTAGCTCTTCGGAAAAGGCAGCCGTCCAACCAGGTTGCTTGGTGCCCTTAGCCACGCCGGTGACCGGATCGATAGCACCGGTGGAGTGCATCTGGTCCTTCGGCTCATTGACAGCCGGGGCAAAACCGTGGCCCTTTTCTGTTACCACGTGCACGATGATGGGCCCGTCATAATCGCGGGCATAAGTCAGGGCATGTACCAAGCTATCGATATCGTGGCCATTGATGGGGCCGATGTACTTCATGCCCAGTTCCGGGAACATCTCGGTAGGCAAGACGGTGGACTTGACGCCTTCCTTCATGGCGTGCAAAGCATCAAAGGCACGCTCGCCTACCCATCCCATTTGCTTCAGGCGGCGCTTACCCTGTTCCATGAGCTCGTCATAACCGTGCTGAGAGCGGATGCGGCCGAGGTTTTCGGAAATGCCACCGATGGTGGGCGAATAGCTACGGCCGTTGTCATTGACCACGATAACCGCATTGCGGTCCTTGTCCTCAGAGATATTGTTTAACGCCTCCCAGCACATGCCGCCGGTGAGGGCGCCATCGCCGACAACACCGATGACATTGCGGTGACCGTCGCCGCGAATCTTGAAGGCCTTAGACAAGCCATCAACCGTAGACAGCGACGCCGAAGCGTGGGAGGACTCGGTCCAGTCATGCTCGGACTCGCCGCGGTCCGTATACCCCGAAAGGCCGTCCTTTTGCCGCAAGGTATCGAATTGATCCGTGCGCCCAGTCAGCATCTTATGCACATAGGACTGGTGCGAAGTGTCAAAAATAATGGGCTCACGCGGAGAGTCAAATACACGGTGCAACGCAATGGTCAATTCCACCACGCCCAAGTTAGGCCCCAGATGTCCGCCCGTGACGGAGACCTTGTCAATGAGGCGCTGCCTAATCTCTGCCGCCAGCTCCTCAAGCTTGTCTGCAGACAGCGCCTTGAGGTCCTGCGGCGAGTTAATGGTATCCAAGATAGTCATGGAGCGGCCTTCAACTCCTTCTGTGCTTAGTTCTTCTTTTCTACCGTACCCGCGGCGGGCGGTGAATATTATATCGGTCAATGTTCCGAGAACGGCGCGGCAACGTTCAACACCCCGCCTCGAAGCCATAAAAGCTCATTAGGCAGGGGTAATGAGCGCAATCGTTTCAAAGTGGTGCGTTCCGGGGAACGCGTTAATGAGTGCCATCTTTTCTATTCCGTATCCGTGCTGGTTCCAGTATCCCAAGTCGCGCGCGAAGGTGGCGGGGTCACATCCCACGTGAACGACCGTCTGGGGTGCAGCGGCCGCCACGGAACGAATCACATCCTCCCCTGCTCCGGTGCGCGGCGGATCAAGGACTACAGCGCCAGGCTTGGGAAGCTGTGCGGCGACTTGCTCGACCTTTGCGGACTTTACTTCCACATCGCAGTCCGCAAGGGCGGCTTGTTCCCCGGCCGTAGCCGCCGGTGAATAGTCCACGGAGATAACCTTGCCCTGCACGGCATGGGCCAGTGCGGGAACGAATAGGCCAACGCCACCGTAGAGATCCCAGGCGGTGTGCTCTTGGTACTCGCGGCCCCCGAGCCACTCCGCTATCAGATCGGTATACGCGGCCGGTGCGTGGCTGTGGGCCTGCCAGAAGGCGGTAGCAGGAAAGCTAAACGTCCGCCCGTCGACATGCTCGTGCACCTTGCCGCTGCCTTCTACCACCTCACGGATGGTCTCCACGCGGCGCCCGCGCGGGGCCTTGCGGGTTTCTACCACGTGTCGGTTGCCATCGCCATCGAGAACGGCGATGCCCTCAGCGCCTGGGGTAAATCGGCGCGCGCCCTCTCCAACGAGCCCCTCTGCCAGTCCCGGAGCCAGCTGCGTACAAGCAGCGCCCGTAACAAGCTCATTGGACCGACGCTGACGGGTTCCGGCGCGCCCTTGCTTGTCGACGCCCCACCTCACCCGCGTGCGCCATCCCCGAACCGGCTCTAGGGTGTGCTGCTCAATGTTTAGTTCCTCGCCGGTGACAACGCCGGTGCGGCGCAGCTGCTCCGACAAGATCTCTGCCTTGATTCCGGTTTCGGCCGCGGGATCCAGCTCGGCAAAATCGCAGCATCCTGCTCCCTGCGCGGCAGCGGGACAAGACGATGGCACGCGCAGCGGCCCAGGGCTTAGTACGCTTTCCAGTTCCGCTTTAATGAACGACTTCTTTACACGGCCGGCCGTAGCTTTTACGACGTCGCCGGGAAAAGCGCGAGGAACGAATACCACTCGCCCATCCGGCGCCTGGCCAATTCCTTCCCCGCCGTGCGCCATGCGGTCAATGGTGACCTCAAGACTATCGCCACGGCTCATCGTTGATTCAGTCATTTTCTGCCTCAGACTTTTGTTCTCGTTCTGCGTTAGTGTGCTCACCTGTGCCCGCCGCTGCGTCAACGGCTGCATCCGCGCGGCGCACCATCCACACGGTCAGCGCCGTAACTAGAAGCGTCAATGGCCACCCCATCAGGATTCGGGTCACCCCTAAGGCAGTGGTTGCATCCGCATCATAAATGGCGCGCTGAACAACAAAGCGGGCCAGGAAGATGACCGCCCACCCGCCGGTAGCGATGGCATAAGCCCGGCGCGCCTGAGCAACCTTTTGCCACTGCATTTCCTCGCCATTAATCCCCTTCCAGATGACACCCACAGCGGGCCACCGGAAGAGGATTGATAGTACCGCGGCAATGCACAGTGCCAACGACATCCAGATGCCGTACAAGAAATACCCTTTGGCGTCACCGGTAAACCAGGCGATGGCAGCGCAAAGAGCCACTCCCAGCAGACCCGATATGGCCGGCTGCAGGGTCTCTTTACGGACAACCCTCCAGAGTGCAATAACAACGGCCACGCCGAGCGCCGCCGCCAAGGCTGGCCCCAGCCCAAAGAAATTATTGACAGGAATCAGCACAATGACCGGCAAGGTGGCCGACACGAGCCCTGATATGCCACCCATCTGCTCCAGCAAGGTGGGTTCGGCAGCAGACTCCTCAGAGTCCAGGTTCTTAGCGTCCGGGGAAGGGTGCGGCGAGGAAGAATGTGTCACGTGGTTTACTGCTTTGCCTAGTTCTTGGAATTAGGTGCAGATCCCTCATCGGGATTCTGCGGGGACGATCCATTCTCACTCTGTTGTGGGGTACCGCCCAAATCGCGCAGGTGTTGTTCCGCCTCTGCTTCTGCCGCAGGGTCGGGGCCGCCCACGCCGTTTTCTGGGTGGTGTTGAGCATTAGCGGCTGCCTGCTGTTCTTGCTGACGCTGGTCCATAGCCTGCTTGACCTGCTCGACAAGCTGCTCGGGCATGATGACTGGCAAAGCGTTTCCTGCCAAGATGGGGTCTTCTCCGCGGTAGACGAAGGTACGGGCGGCAACCTCGCGGGCCATGTCTGCGAGGTCGGTTTCCATACCGGCCGGCGCGGCCAGGGTCATGCGCAGCATCCAGCGCGGACCATCTGCGCCGATAACGCGGACCTGGCCGTTGTCGTTCTTGCCCACGACCTCAGCACCCCAAGGCCCCGGCTCGGTGGTAACGGTAAGTCCGTCGCGGCTCATGCCCTCCTTAATTTCCTCCACGGATTCTGCCCACTGGCCTGGCTTACGTGGGGCGGCAAAGGCTACTGGAGTAATTCGGCCTACCTTGGTCACGATGTGCAGCATTCGAGGGCCTTGTTCGCCCATTTCCACCTGTACCTGGGATTCCTTTGGCAGTGGGATGCGCAGGGACCCCAGATCTAATACGCCAATGGAAAAGTCGCTGAAATCAAACGTCTCGATATCGACGGAGTCACCATCAAAGGGGCCGGTCTGACCATTGATGGCATCATGGGCGAATTCGCGGGGTTCATTGCCAGAAGCCGCCGCGGCATCTGCTGCGGTGTCGCCTACTGGAGCATAGGTCTCCTGCGCCTCTGCATCCGCGGACGTGGGGTCCGCCGGCTTTTCGCTTTGTGCTGCAGGCTTTTCCTGAGCCTTCTTTTCTTCGTCGTTCTTCTTGCCAAAGGGCCAGATTCCCATGGGTGCTACGTCCTTTCTAAAAGTCTCGTTGAGTCTCTACTGCTTTAACTACACACCGGTAGAGCCATAGCCGCCGGCTCCGCGGACGGTGTCATCCAACTCTTCAACCTCAGCAAACCCCACCAGCTCTACGCGCTGGACCACGAGCTGAGCGATGCGCATTCCGCGTTCGATCTCAATGGGAGCGTGCCG
This genomic stretch from Corynebacterium tuberculostearicum harbors:
- a CDS encoding class I SAM-dependent RNA methyltransferase: MTESTMSRGDSLEVTIDRMAHGGEGIGQAPDGRVVFVPRAFPGDVVKATAGRVKKSFIKAELESVLSPGPLRVPSSCPAAAQGAGCCDFAELDPAAETGIKAEILSEQLRRTGVVTGEELNIEQHTLEPVRGWRTRVRWGVDKQGRAGTRQRRSNELVTGAACTQLAPGLAEGLVGEGARRFTPGAEGIAVLDGDGNRHVVETRKAPRGRRVETIREVVEGSGKVHEHVDGRTFSFPATAFWQAHSHAPAAYTDLIAEWLGGREYQEHTAWDLYGGVGLFVPALAHAVQGKVISVDYSPAATAGEQAALADCDVEVKSAKVEQVAAQLPKPGAVVLDPPRTGAGEDVIRSVAAAAPQTVVHVGCDPATFARDLGYWNQHGYGIEKMALINAFPGTHHFETIALITPA
- a CDS encoding DUF3710 domain-containing protein, yielding MGIWPFGKKNDEEKKAQEKPAAQSEKPADPTSADAEAQETYAPVGDTAADAAAASGNEPREFAHDAINGQTGPFDGDSVDIETFDFSDFSIGVLDLGSLRIPLPKESQVQVEMGEQGPRMLHIVTKVGRITPVAFAAPRKPGQWAESVEEIKEGMSRDGLTVTTEPGPWGAEVVGKNDNGQVRVIGADGPRWMLRMTLAAPAGMETDLADMAREVAARTFVYRGEDPILAGNALPVIMPEQLVEQVKQAMDQRQQEQQAAANAQHHPENGVGGPDPAAEAEAEQHLRDLGGTPQQSENGSSPQNPDEGSAPNSKN
- the dxs gene encoding 1-deoxy-D-xylulose-5-phosphate synthase, which encodes MTILDTINSPQDLKALSADKLEELAAEIRQRLIDKVSVTGGHLGPNLGVVELTIALHRVFDSPREPIIFDTSHQSYVHKMLTGRTDQFDTLRQKDGLSGYTDRGESEHDWTESSHASASLSTVDGLSKAFKIRGDGHRNVIGVVGDGALTGGMCWEALNNISEDKDRNAVIVVNDNGRSYSPTIGGISENLGRIRSQHGYDELMEQGKRRLKQMGWVGERAFDALHAMKEGVKSTVLPTEMFPELGMKYIGPINGHDIDSLVHALTYARDYDGPIIVHVVTEKGHGFAPAVNEPKDQMHSTGAIDPVTGVAKGTKQPGWTAAFSEELVAAAEKRDDIVAITAAMAGPTGLAPFQERFPERFFDVGIAEQHAMTSASGLALGGMHPVVAVYSTFLNRAVDQVIMDIALLKLPVTIVLDRSGVTGSDGASHNGVWDMALMSIVPGMHIAAPRDGARLRELFRESLEIESGPSVVRFPKGNLLPDMEAVDTLGDGVDILHYGEADTGEDTPEVLIVSIGAMSARSIEAAKLLGEQGVNVTVVDPRWVAPVASSVVALAADHDLVVTAEDGLVRGGIGSMISEALSAAEVDTPVRRLGVPGYFPKHGSRGEVLEEFGLTPELMAASISEWLENLTADANARGEES
- a CDS encoding DUF3159 domain-containing protein, which produces MTHSSSPHPSPDAKNLDSEESAAEPTLLEQMGGISGLVSATLPVIVLIPVNNFFGLGPALAAALGVAVVIALWRVVRKETLQPAISGLLGVALCAAIAWFTGDAKGYFLYGIWMSLALCIAAVLSILFRWPAVGVIWKGINGEEMQWQKVAQARRAYAIATGGWAVIFLARFVVQRAIYDADATTALGVTRILMGWPLTLLVTALTVWMVRRADAAVDAAAGTGEHTNAEREQKSEAEND